In Aspergillus nidulans FGSC A4 chromosome II, a single window of DNA contains:
- a CDS encoding CAIB/BAIF family enzyme (transcript_id=CADANIAT00004806) has protein sequence MASYSPVKEAMRIFSFLCDQAERLNLPPEVVAGQDAVSFNTTHDKIYFPIPFKETETLAALKGVEGSVAAAIADLRYGPAAQKRNIKINLERATAFGCQAYMAKVDGMSKLDPEVKKKLKVDTDLLAAQSNGYRRMSANLYRTKNEGEFFHIHGSLEATTTLNMIGLEGHRPDLTDYEEIIKVIESHVQKYSAAELEEMNNERRQAGVTAFKYEDFIKTPHGKLNVQQPPWKVTKLPGNLPPTPFPADGGNKKILKGIKVLELCRIIAGPTVARILTEYGADVLKITSPHLSDVPFFQVDGNMGKHAADLDLKTPEGREVFEALLADADVLVDGYRPGALDRLGYGASALAALAEKRGKGIVYVNENCFGYEGEWAGRPGWQQIADCVTGVAWAQGKFMNLPTPVVPPFPISDYGTGCMGAIAALTGLYNRAKFGGSYHGKASLMHYDLLLFAVGQYDQDVQESLRASQPEEFFSLRHCDSVDRISSTVLKGMKERFPHLYLPPGSDKEHEVILTEKWYSTAYGAEIEVVKPIAEIDGVDNSFERASRPNGVDRPSWEDFRVEEGDKRLQ, from the exons ATGGCATCATATTCGCCCGTCAAAGAAGCAATGCGCATCTTCTCATTCCTCTGCGACCAAGCCGAGCGTCTCAATCTCCCCCCGGAGGTGGTCGCGGGACAAGATGCAGTCTCGTTCAACACAACCCATGACAAGATCTACTTCCCGATTCCGTTTAAAGAGACGGAGACACTTGCAGCTTTGAAGGGCGTGGAGGGTTCCGTGGCTGCTGCGATCGCAGACCTGAGATATGGACCGGCTGCGCAAAAACGGAATATCAAAATCAACCTAGAGCGCGCGACGGCGTTCGGCTGCCAGGCGTATATGGCTAAGGTGGACGGGATGTCCAAGCTGGACCccgaggtcaagaagaagttaAAGG TAGATACGGACTTGCTCGCGGCGCAGTCAAATGGATACCGCCGAATGTCGGCAAATTTGTACAGGACCAAGAATGAGGGTGAGTTCTTTCATATTCACGGCTCGCTCGAGGCCACAACGACATTAAACATGATCGGGTTGGAGGGCCACCGGCCCGATCTCACGGATTATGAGGAGATCATTAAGGTCATCGAAAGCCACGTGCAGAAGTACTCTGCagcggagctggaggagatgaacAACGAACGGAGACAAGCCGGCGTGACTGCGTTCAAGTATGAGGACTTTATCAAAACACCTCAC GGCAAACTCAACGTCCAACAACCTCCTTGGAAAGTCACCAAACTTCCCGGCAACCTGCCTCCAACGCCATTCCCAGCCGACGGAGGCAACAAGAAGATTCTCAAGGGCATCAAGGTCCTTGAACTCTGCCGTATCATCGCCGGGCCCACCGTCGCCCGCATCCTGACAGAGTACGGCGCCGATGTTCTAAAGATCACGAGCCCCCACCTCTCAGATGTCCCCTTCTTCCAGGTCGACGGCAACATGGGCAAGCATGCTGCCGATCTAGACCTGAAAACACCTGAAGGCCGCGAGGTCTTTGAGGCCTTGCTGGCCGATGCAGACGTCCTCGTCGACGGATACCGCCCCGGCGCGCTGGACCGTCTAGGCTACGGCGCATCTGCTCTCGCCGCGCTCGCCGAAAAGCGCGGAAAGGGCATTGTTTATGTCAACGAAAACTGCTTTGGCTACGAAGGGGAATGGGCAGGTCGTCCCGGCTGGCAGCAGATAGCTGATTGT GTAACAGGCGTAGCATGGGCGCAAGGGAAATTCATGAACCTTCCTACCCCGGTGGTTCCTCCCTTTCCCATTTCTGACTACGGCACCGGTTGCATGGGCGCGATCGCCGCCCTAACAGGTCTCTACAACCGCGCCAAATTCGGCGGTTCCTACCACGGCAAAGCTAGTCTTATGCACTAcgacctcctcctcttcgccgtGGGACAGTACGACCAAGATGTGCAGGAATCGCTGCGCGCGAGCCAGCCAGAGgagttcttctccttgcgGCACTGTGACAGCGTTGACCGAATCTCGTCGACTGTACTAAAAGGAATGAAGGAGCGCTTTCCGCATCTGTATCTCCCTCCCGGTTCTGATAAAGAGCATGAGGTAATACTGACGGAGAAGTGGTATTCTACGGCTTATGGCGCGGAGATTGAGGTTGTCAAGCCAATCGCGGAGATCGATGGCGTGGATAACAGTTTCGAGAGGGCGAGTCGACCGAACGGCGTTGACAGACCGTCTTGGGAGGACTttagggttgaggagggggaCAAACGGCTGCAGTAG
- a CDS encoding fumarylacetoacetate hydrolase family protein (transcript_id=CADANIAT00004805) produces the protein MKLDIPTVPTLFLKPSTSLGDPYPTSSTILPKITQEDGTGDYESEMAIIIGQDAKDVSEEEALDYVLGYTAANDISSRTSQMNQSQWCFSKGFDGACPLGPVVGTTLPAGTVILTGTPPGVGAAKNPKEFLRDGDEFRVELLPFVGTLVSKIKNQV, from the exons ATGAAACTCGATATTCCTACTGTGCCGACTCTTTTCCTCAAGCCCAGTACGTCGCTTGGCGATCCATACCCTACCTCTTCGACGATCCTGCCCAAGATCACGCAGGAGGACGGCACGGGCGACTATGAGTCCGAGATGGCGATCATCATCGGACAAGACGCCAAGGATGTctcggaagaagaggcgCTGGATTACGTCCTCGGGTACACGGCTGCAAACGATATCTCGAGCCGGACGAGCCAGATGAACCAAAGCCAGTGGTGCTTTAGCAAAGGATTTGATGGCGCTTGTCCTCTGGGGCCGGTCGTT GGTACGACGCTGCCTGCTGGGACGGTGATTCTGACGGGCACGCCGCCGGGCGTGGGGGCTGCGAAGAATCCAAAGGAGTTTTTGAGGGATGGTGATGAGTTCCGGGTTGAACTTCTGCCGTTTGTGGGGACGTTGGTTTCCAAGATTAAGAATCAGGTTTAG